In Fulvia fulva chromosome 8, complete sequence, the DNA window ATTCAGAATCTGCATAGAATGTCGCCCATCGAGCTCCTGCAGAGCCGTGTTCAGTCTTGACATTTCGTCACGAAGTGACTCGTGCATGGATAGCATGTGGTGCAAGGGCGATGCGTATGGCCCTCCATTTGTGGCTGGAGGCGGAAATGGCGAAGCAAGGTCAAAGTCCGGGCTGAAGGGCTCCGGTAGGTTGCCAGAACGTGGACCAGGAATGGCAGGTAGTGCTCTGTTAAATGGTGGCCTCGTAGCTTCAGAAAACCTTCTACGTTGCTCGACCGGAGATGGTAGAGCATTGCCGTTGGCGTCTAGGCCCAGTTCTGCGGGATCAATTACAGGTGGACTTTCGCCATCTGCAGGTAGAGCAGTGTCGTGTAGGCCGTGATTTTCGATGAGCGGAATCTGGCTGGGTATCGCGCTGTTCTGATCTGGATCGTCGGCTCTCGGGTATAGAATACTGTGCATTCGTCCAAATCCACCTTCCAAGACCTCAAGCTTACGATTCATCTGCCTCTGAGCAGCTTCTTGGTCATCAAGCCTCTGCTGCTGTGCAGACAAAACAGGCGCCTACAAACAGAAAAGTGTCAGCTAGACTCGAGAAGCACGTGTCAGTGGCCTCAGACTGTAGTGTAAGTGGTGGAGAAAGCGCGTCGTGCAGCACATATGTCTCGCACGCTCCACTATAGCCCAAGCCACTGGCTAGTGTCTGGTACACTTTAGAAACGTACCAACTTTGCCAACGTGCAGCTCTTCGCATGAAATTCGGCTTCTCGTCTTTTGCTGCGAGTGTTACATCCTAGAGAGGCGCCGGGACAGGGTATGCTGATAGCAGGACACAGCCGTGTATTATGCTCGGTCAGCTCCTTAAAGAAGATCTTGGCCTTGCATTGGTCGCATCGTATCTGCCGATCGACACATTTGCTTCGCCAATGTGTTTCGAGGTGGCACCTCAGCATATCCTCCCGGCAGGCCAGGCAGCTCACGCCATAGTGAAGGCATCCTTGCTTAGCATACTGCCGTTGGACAGGCAATTCACACTGCTCAGTCGGACACTCGACCATGGCGTAGCCACAGTATATCGACATGTGGTCTTGCACTTCCCCGCGCTTGACCTGCGATTTGCAACCATG includes these proteins:
- a CDS encoding TNF receptor-associated factor 5, whose amino-acid sequence is MSRSPSNFFRSNRNSASNPSPWSLHRRGSSTNDVLAVNPYETERSASVQRSHSSTRQADGTASGTTTLTRGMERLEKRRTMEERNFLQAKARSQNLNPPVDLRMLDYVTEYDDNLMCPICRCPFVDPVVLNECDHCFCRDCIRQTWTTNTNYNPLGPRGDCPTCRTPAKLGPRSSTSKILGNILDDLLVKCPKADHGCKSQVKRGEVQDHMSIYCGYAMVECPTEQCELPVQRQYAKQGCLHYGVSCLACREDMLRCHLETHWRSKCVDRQIRCDQCKAKIFFKELTEHNTRLCPAISIPCPGASLGCNTRSKRREAEFHAKSCTLAKLAPVLSAQQQRLDDQEAAQRQMNRKLEVLEGGFGRMHSILYPRADDPDQNSAIPSQIPLIENHGLHDTALPADGESPPVIDPAELGLDANGNALPSPVEQRRRFSEATRPPFNRALPAIPGPRSGNLPEPFSPDFDLASPFPPPATNGGPYASPLHHMLSMHESLRDEMSRLNTALQELDGRHSMQILNENMRTREEITYMGAQVAGLSRQVHWLTSTQLQRQSQGSTPGAAGPSDVATAGSSVEAAINNAVRGAARIVNAGREGMPMRRNTSEEGRTKL